One part of the Streptomyces nigra genome encodes these proteins:
- a CDS encoding ABC transporter substrate-binding protein, with the protein MSTSEQHGRARRRLVAATGAAALTLAAGLVPQQAAAADGDKVLTVAVAQSVDSLSPFLAQRLLSTSIHRLTYEYLTNYDPEDARAIPALATKWTSSPDKLTWTYTIRSNSSWSDGKRATAEDAAWTFNTMMTDPDAATANGSFVANFRKVTAPSPTKLVIELKKPQATMTALDVPIVPKHVWEKVDDYSEFNNDKKFPIVGNGPFILTDYKPDSYVRLKANKNFWRGAPKFDELVFRYYKDQDAAVAALRKGEVSFVSGSPSLTPAQASSLKSEKNIKVNDAPGRRFYALAVNPGARAKNGEKLGDGHPSLLDERVRHALFMAVDRKTIIDKVFQGYAVQGEGYIPPRFGSYFWEPSDGQELAYDPAKAARLLDEAGYKKNGDGKRLGKDGKPLDYRVLCHATDPNDKAIGQYLQEWWGDLGIDVTLNCLDNVTDPWLAGTYDLAFDGWSVNPDPDFVMSIHTCAALPATPKDTGATDNFICDKQYDELYAKQLAEYDPAKRADLVKQMQSRLYDLGYMNVMAYPNAVEAYRTDQIASITTMPEKAGNIYGQDGYWSWWSATPADGGDSGGSSSTGIVVGIVAGVVVLAGAGVFFALRRRSTAEDRE; encoded by the coding sequence ATGAGTACTTCTGAGCAGCACGGCAGAGCACGGCGGCGCCTGGTCGCCGCCACCGGAGCCGCCGCCCTGACGCTGGCGGCCGGACTGGTGCCGCAGCAGGCGGCGGCCGCGGACGGCGACAAGGTCCTCACCGTCGCAGTCGCACAGAGCGTCGACTCACTGAGTCCGTTCCTCGCCCAGCGTCTCCTGAGCACCAGCATCCACCGGCTGACGTACGAGTACCTCACCAACTACGACCCCGAGGACGCCCGGGCGATCCCCGCCCTGGCCACCAAGTGGACGTCGTCGCCGGACAAGCTGACCTGGACCTACACGATCCGCTCCAACTCCTCGTGGTCGGACGGGAAGCGGGCCACGGCCGAGGACGCGGCGTGGACGTTCAACACGATGATGACCGACCCGGACGCGGCGACGGCCAACGGCAGTTTCGTCGCCAACTTCCGCAAGGTGACCGCCCCGAGCCCCACCAAGCTGGTCATCGAGCTGAAGAAGCCGCAGGCCACGATGACGGCCCTGGACGTGCCGATCGTGCCGAAGCACGTCTGGGAGAAGGTCGACGACTACTCGGAGTTCAACAACGACAAGAAGTTCCCCATCGTCGGAAACGGGCCATTCATCCTCACCGACTACAAGCCCGACAGCTATGTGCGGCTGAAGGCCAACAAGAACTTCTGGCGGGGGGCGCCCAAGTTCGACGAGCTGGTCTTCCGCTACTACAAGGACCAGGACGCGGCCGTCGCCGCCCTGCGCAAGGGCGAGGTCTCCTTCGTCTCCGGGTCGCCCTCCCTCACTCCCGCCCAGGCGTCCTCGCTGAAGAGCGAGAAGAACATCAAGGTGAACGACGCCCCCGGCCGCCGCTTCTACGCGCTGGCCGTCAACCCGGGCGCCCGGGCGAAGAACGGCGAGAAACTCGGCGACGGCCATCCGTCGCTGCTGGACGAACGGGTGCGGCACGCCCTGTTCATGGCCGTCGACCGCAAGACGATCATCGACAAGGTCTTCCAGGGATACGCCGTACAGGGCGAGGGCTACATACCGCCGCGCTTCGGCTCGTACTTCTGGGAGCCGTCGGACGGGCAGGAGCTCGCCTACGACCCCGCGAAGGCGGCCCGGCTCCTCGACGAGGCCGGGTACAAGAAGAACGGTGACGGCAAGCGCCTCGGCAAGGACGGCAAGCCGCTCGACTACCGCGTGCTCTGCCACGCCACCGACCCCAACGACAAGGCCATCGGACAGTACCTCCAGGAGTGGTGGGGCGACCTCGGCATCGACGTCACCCTTAACTGCCTGGACAACGTCACCGACCCCTGGCTCGCCGGCACCTACGACCTCGCCTTCGACGGCTGGTCCGTCAACCCGGACCCCGACTTCGTGATGTCGATCCACACCTGCGCGGCGCTGCCCGCCACCCCGAAGGACACCGGCGCCACCGACAACTTCATCTGCGACAAGCAGTACGACGAGCTGTACGCCAAGCAGCTCGCCGAGTACGACCCGGCCAAGCGCGCCGACCTCGTCAAGCAGATGCAGTCCCGGCTGTACGACCTCGGGTACATGAACGTCATGGCCTACCCGAACGCCGTCGAGGCCTACCGAACGGACCAGATCGCCTCGATCACGACGATGCCCGAGAAGGCGGGCAACATCTACGGACAGGACGGCTACTGGAGCTGGTGGTCGGCCACCCCGGCGGACGGCGGGGACTCCGGCGGCTCGAGCTCGACGGGCATCGTCGTCGGCATCGTCGCCGGTGTCGTGGTCCTCGCGGGCGCGGGCGTCTTCTTCGCGCTGCGCCGCCGGTCCACCGCCGAGGACCGCGAGTAG
- a CDS encoding ABC transporter ATP-binding protein, translated as MPEAILEVEGLVKHYPLTRGVLLRKQIGSVKAVDGIDLTLHRGETLGVVGESGCGKSTVARMLVNLERPTAGTIRYKGEDITGLSGRALKAVRRNIQMVFQDPYTSLNPRMTVGDIVGEPYDIHPEVAPKGDRRRRVRELLDVVGLNPEHINRYPHQFSGGQRQRIGIARGLALRPEIIVADEPVSALDVSVQAQVINLMARLQREFGLSYVFIAHDLSIVRHISDRISVMYLGRIVETGGDTAIYDHPTHPYTQALLSAVPVPDPQARRERIILTGDVPSPTQVPSGCRFRTRCFKARDRCAAEIPVLAVPQSLRGPAAHPSACHFAEEKQVVRTPTKTTEPR; from the coding sequence ATGCCTGAGGCGATCCTCGAAGTCGAGGGACTGGTCAAGCACTACCCCCTCACCCGCGGCGTCCTGCTCCGCAAACAGATCGGCTCCGTGAAGGCGGTCGACGGCATCGACCTCACCCTTCACCGCGGCGAAACCCTGGGCGTCGTAGGGGAGTCCGGCTGCGGCAAGTCCACGGTGGCCCGCATGCTGGTAAACCTGGAACGCCCCACGGCCGGCACCATCCGCTACAAGGGCGAGGACATCACCGGACTCTCCGGCCGCGCCCTGAAGGCGGTGCGCCGCAACATCCAGATGGTCTTCCAGGACCCGTACACCTCGCTCAACCCCCGGATGACGGTGGGCGACATCGTCGGCGAGCCCTACGACATCCACCCCGAGGTGGCCCCGAAGGGCGACCGCCGCCGCCGGGTGCGCGAACTCCTGGACGTGGTCGGCCTCAACCCGGAACACATCAACCGCTACCCGCACCAGTTCTCCGGCGGCCAGCGACAGCGCATCGGCATCGCACGCGGCCTGGCCCTGCGCCCGGAGATCATCGTCGCCGACGAGCCGGTCTCCGCACTCGACGTCTCCGTCCAGGCACAGGTGATCAACCTGATGGCCCGCCTGCAACGGGAGTTCGGCCTCTCCTACGTCTTCATCGCCCACGACCTGTCGATCGTCCGCCACATCTCGGACCGCATCAGCGTGATGTACCTGGGACGCATCGTGGAAACCGGCGGAGACACCGCCATCTACGACCACCCGACCCACCCCTACACCCAGGCGCTGCTCTCCGCGGTCCCGGTCCCCGACCCGCAGGCCCGCCGCGAACGGATCATCCTCACCGGAGACGTCCCGTCCCCGACCCAGGTGCCGTCCGGCTGCCGCTTCCGCACCCGCTGCTTCAAGGCAAGGGACCGCTGCGCGGCCGAGATCCCGGTGCTGGCGGTACCGCAAAGCCTCCGTGGCCCGGCGGCCCACCCCTCGGCGTGCCACTTCGCCGAGGAGAAACAAGTCGTCCGTACCCCCACAAAGACCACCGAACCGCGTTAA
- a CDS encoding ABC transporter permease, whose amino-acid sequence MGRYVVRRLVQMVPVFIGSTLLIFLMVNVMGDPVAGLCGDRRCDPATATRLRQEFGLDQPVWRQYLTYMGNVFTGDFGTAFNGQEVTELMSTAFPVTLRLTIVAICFEILIGVTLGVLTGLRRGRPVDTGVLLLTLVVISVPTFVTGLLLQLLLGVEWGWIRPSVSPAAPFGELLLPGLVLASVSLAYVTRLTRTSIAENRRSDYVRTAVAKGLPRHRVVTRHLLRNSLIPVVTFLGADIGFLMGGAIVTERIFNIHGVGYQLYQGIVRQNTQTVVGFVTVLVLVFLLCNLVVDLLYAVLDPRIRYA is encoded by the coding sequence ATGGGACGGTACGTCGTCCGGCGCCTGGTGCAGATGGTCCCGGTGTTCATCGGGTCCACGCTGCTGATCTTCCTCATGGTGAACGTGATGGGCGACCCCGTCGCGGGCCTGTGCGGCGATCGCCGGTGCGACCCGGCGACGGCCACCCGGCTGCGCCAGGAGTTCGGCCTCGACCAGCCCGTGTGGCGGCAGTACCTGACCTACATGGGGAACGTGTTCACCGGGGACTTCGGGACCGCCTTCAACGGGCAGGAGGTCACCGAGCTGATGTCCACGGCCTTCCCCGTCACCCTCCGGCTGACCATCGTGGCGATCTGCTTCGAGATCCTCATCGGCGTCACCCTCGGCGTCCTCACCGGGCTGCGCCGCGGCCGCCCCGTCGACACCGGCGTACTGCTGCTCACCCTCGTCGTCATCTCCGTCCCCACCTTCGTCACCGGCCTCCTGCTCCAGCTGCTGCTCGGCGTCGAATGGGGCTGGATCAGACCCTCGGTCTCCCCGGCGGCCCCCTTCGGCGAACTCCTGCTGCCCGGCCTCGTCCTGGCCTCGGTCTCCCTGGCCTACGTCACCCGCCTCACCCGCACATCCATCGCGGAGAACCGCCGCTCCGACTACGTCCGTACGGCCGTCGCCAAGGGCCTGCCCCGCCACCGCGTCGTCACCCGCCACCTCCTGCGCAACTCCCTCATCCCGGTCGTCACGTTCCTCGGCGCCGACATCGGCTTCCTGATGGGCGGGGCGATCGTCACCGAGCGGATCTTCAACATCCACGGCGTCGGCTACCAGCTCTACCAGGGCATCGTGCGCCAGAACACCCAGACGGTCGTCGGCTTCGTGACGGTCCTCGTCCTCGTCTTCCTGCTCTGCAACCTGGTCGTCGACCTCCTCTACGCCGTACTCGACCCGAGGATCCGCTATGCCTGA
- a CDS encoding ABC transporter permease has product MPEQPFPPEGVIAGGGAMDLTPTETGTVRPPDGTGEPAPPAAARPEATDRPRSLWSDAWRDLRRNPVFLLSALVILFLVVISLWPSLIASGSPLKCDLARAQQGSAPGHPFGFDGQGCDVYTRTVHGARTSVVVGVCATLGVAVLGSVLGALAGFFGGWWDAVLSRVTDVFFAIPVVLGGLVLLSVVTADSVWPVVGFIVLLGWPQISRIARGSVITVQQNDYVQAARALGASPTRLLLRHIAPNAVAPVIVVATIALGTYIALEATLSYLGVGLKPPSVSWGIDISAASPYIRTAPHALLWPSGALAITVLAFIMLGDALRDALDPKLR; this is encoded by the coding sequence ATGCCTGAACAGCCGTTCCCGCCCGAGGGGGTGATCGCCGGCGGCGGCGCGATGGACCTGACCCCGACCGAGACGGGGACGGTACGGCCCCCCGACGGAACGGGCGAACCCGCCCCACCCGCGGCCGCCCGGCCCGAAGCCACCGACCGGCCCCGCAGCCTCTGGTCCGACGCCTGGCGCGACCTGCGCCGCAACCCCGTCTTCCTGCTCTCCGCCCTGGTCATCCTCTTCCTGGTCGTCATTTCCCTGTGGCCGTCCCTGATCGCCTCCGGCAGCCCCCTGAAGTGCGACCTGGCCCGCGCCCAGCAGGGCTCCGCGCCCGGCCACCCCTTCGGCTTCGACGGCCAGGGCTGCGACGTCTACACCCGCACCGTCCACGGCGCCCGTACGTCCGTCGTCGTCGGCGTCTGCGCCACGCTCGGAGTGGCCGTCCTCGGCTCGGTCCTCGGCGCGCTCGCCGGATTCTTCGGCGGCTGGTGGGACGCCGTACTGTCCCGCGTCACCGACGTCTTCTTCGCCATCCCGGTCGTCCTGGGCGGCCTGGTCCTGCTCTCGGTCGTGACCGCCGACTCGGTCTGGCCGGTGGTCGGTTTCATCGTGCTGCTCGGCTGGCCGCAGATCTCCCGGATCGCCCGCGGCTCGGTCATCACCGTCCAGCAGAACGACTACGTCCAGGCCGCCCGCGCCCTGGGCGCCTCCCCGACCCGCCTACTGCTGCGGCACATCGCGCCCAACGCGGTCGCCCCCGTCATCGTCGTCGCGACCATCGCGCTGGGCACATACATCGCCCTGGAGGCCACCCTCTCCTACCTCGGCGTCGGCCTGAAGCCGCCGAGCGTGTCCTGGGGCATCGACATCTCGGCCGCCTCCCCGTACATCCGCACCGCCCCGCACGCCCTGCTGTGGCCCTCGGGGGCGCTGGCGATCACCGTCCTGGCCTTCATCATGCTGGGCGACGCACTGCGCGACGCCCTCGACCCGAAGCTGAGGTGA
- the mshB gene encoding N-acetyl-1-D-myo-inositol-2-amino-2-deoxy-alpha-D-glucopyranoside deacetylase has translation MTELPARRLLLVHAHPDDESINNGATMATYAAEGAHVTLVTCTLGEHGEVIPAELRHLTGTALGEHRLGELAAAMRELGVEDFRQLGGPGRYEDSGMMDTADNDDPACLWQADVDEAARALVDVILEVRPQVLVTYDPDGGYGHPDHIQAHRIAMRGAELAAASGWRIPKIYWNRVSRTAVDEAFARLQADLPSLPFTKSATAADVPGVVEDERITTVIDGTEHAAAKAAAMRAHATQIEVSGRYFALSNELAQPLLTTEYYELVQGQPVGAPETDLFAGIEETS, from the coding sequence ATGACGGAACTGCCTGCCCGGCGCCTCCTCCTGGTGCACGCGCACCCGGACGACGAGTCGATCAACAACGGCGCCACCATGGCCACGTACGCGGCCGAGGGAGCGCACGTCACCCTGGTCACCTGCACCCTGGGCGAACACGGCGAGGTCATCCCCGCCGAACTGCGCCACCTCACCGGCACCGCCCTGGGTGAACACCGCCTGGGCGAGCTCGCCGCCGCGATGCGCGAGCTGGGTGTCGAGGACTTCCGTCAGCTGGGCGGTCCCGGCCGCTACGAGGACTCCGGGATGATGGACACCGCCGACAACGACGACCCCGCGTGCCTGTGGCAGGCGGACGTCGACGAGGCCGCCCGCGCCCTCGTGGACGTCATCCTCGAGGTCCGCCCCCAGGTCCTGGTCACCTACGACCCCGACGGCGGCTACGGCCACCCCGACCACATCCAGGCCCACCGCATCGCGATGCGAGGCGCCGAGCTGGCCGCAGCGTCCGGCTGGCGCATCCCCAAGATCTACTGGAACCGCGTTTCGCGCACCGCCGTGGACGAGGCGTTCGCCCGGCTCCAGGCGGATCTGCCGAGCCTGCCGTTCACCAAGTCCGCCACGGCGGCCGACGTACCCGGCGTCGTCGAGGACGAGCGGATCACCACCGTCATCGACGGTACCGAGCACGCCGCCGCCAAGGCCGCCGCGATGCGGGCACACGCCACCCAGATCGAGGTGTCCGGCCGGTACTTCGCGCTGTCCAACGAGCTGGCCCAGCCCCTGCTGACCACCGAGTACTACGAGCTGGTCCAGGGGCAGCCCGTCGGCGCCCCCGAGACCGACCTGTTCGCGGGGATCGAGGAGACGTCATGA
- a CDS encoding prolyl oligopeptidase family serine peptidase — translation MTTEPISFPRRHARTQRFTLGAPRAFTVAPDGSRAVFLRSSSGTDPASSLWVFDTVDGGERVAADPRALLGGASERLSTDERARRERSREGGAGVVSYATDAAVELASFALSGRLFAAELRVGTARELPVRGPVIDPRPSPDGRHIAYVARGALRVVGAEGDGDRTLAEPEGEGVAYGLAEFIAAEEMGRHRGFWWSPESDRLLVARADDTPVQRWWISDPAHPERAPRQVAYPAAGTPNAEVRLFVVGLDGARVEVSWDRARYPYLARVHWSAAGAPLLLVQARDQRSQLFLAVDPATGATRMVHADEDPQWLELFPGVPCWSPSGHLVRIADEGGARVLAVGERPLTGAQLHVRAVLDVSDDDVLVSASAGASASESEIGEVHVYRVNELGVERVSQEPGVHTAVRAGGLTVLVSHTPEWAGARVQVLRDGKAIGLVRSHAEDPGVTPRLTLTEGGARRIPCAVLMPRDYAGDTPLPVLLDPYGGPHGQRVVAAHNPHLTSQWFADQGFAVIVADGRGTPGRSPAWEKAVKDDIAAVVVQDQVDALESLAERFPLDLGRVAIRGWSFGGYLAGLAALRRPDVFHAAVVGAPVTDLRLYDTHYQERYVGHPDEQPEVYRRNSLIDDAGLVDAAEPHRPMMIVHGLVDDNVVVAHSLRLSSALLAAGRAHEVLPLSGVTHMTPQEEVAENLLLLQLDFLKRSLGLV, via the coding sequence ATGACGACCGAGCCGATCTCCTTCCCCAGGCGGCACGCCCGCACCCAGAGGTTCACCTTGGGAGCGCCCCGCGCGTTCACGGTGGCGCCCGACGGTTCCCGTGCTGTTTTCCTGCGCTCCTCCTCCGGTACCGACCCGGCGAGTTCACTGTGGGTGTTCGACACGGTGGACGGCGGGGAGCGCGTCGCGGCGGATCCGCGCGCCCTGCTGGGCGGGGCCTCGGAGAGGCTGTCGACCGACGAGCGCGCGCGACGTGAACGCTCCCGTGAGGGGGGCGCCGGCGTCGTCTCCTACGCCACCGACGCGGCCGTCGAGTTGGCCTCGTTCGCCCTGTCCGGGCGGCTTTTCGCGGCGGAGTTGCGGGTCGGGACGGCTCGTGAACTGCCTGTTCGGGGGCCTGTGATCGATCCGCGTCCCTCGCCGGATGGACGGCACATCGCGTATGTCGCTCGGGGTGCGCTGCGGGTGGTCGGTGCGGAGGGGGACGGTGATCGGACGCTCGCCGAGCCGGAGGGGGAGGGCGTTGCCTATGGGCTCGCCGAGTTCATCGCCGCCGAGGAGATGGGCCGTCACCGGGGGTTCTGGTGGAGTCCGGAGTCGGACCGGCTGCTGGTGGCGCGGGCCGACGACACGCCGGTACAGCGGTGGTGGATCTCCGATCCGGCTCATCCGGAGCGGGCGCCTCGGCAGGTGGCTTATCCGGCGGCCGGGACGCCCAATGCGGAGGTCCGGCTCTTTGTGGTCGGGTTGGACGGGGCCCGTGTCGAGGTCTCCTGGGATCGGGCCCGGTATCCGTATCTGGCGCGAGTGCACTGGTCAGCGGCGGGGGCGCCGCTGCTGCTCGTACAGGCGCGCGACCAGCGCAGCCAGCTGTTCCTCGCCGTGGACCCGGCGACGGGGGCTACACGGATGGTGCACGCCGACGAAGATCCACAATGGCTGGAACTTTTCCCTGGTGTGCCGTGCTGGAGTCCGTCCGGTCATCTCGTGCGGATCGCGGACGAGGGTGGGGCGCGGGTTCTGGCGGTCGGGGAACGACCGCTGACCGGGGCGCAGTTGCATGTGCGTGCCGTTCTGGATGTGTCCGATGACGATGTGCTTGTCTCGGCTTCTGCGGGGGCCTCGGCGAGTGAATCCGAGATCGGTGAAGTGCATGTCTACCGGGTGAACGAACTCGGTGTGGAGCGTGTGTCGCAGGAGCCCGGTGTGCATACGGCGGTGCGGGCCGGAGGTCTGACCGTGCTCGTCTCGCATACTCCGGAGTGGGCCGGGGCCCGGGTCCAGGTGCTGCGCGACGGCAAGGCGATTGGCTTGGTCCGGTCGCATGCCGAGGATCCCGGAGTGACTCCGCGGCTCACGCTGACCGAAGGGGGCGCACGGCGCATCCCGTGCGCCGTGCTTATGCCTCGGGACTACGCCGGTGACACCCCCCTCCCGGTTTTGCTCGATCCCTACGGGGGACCGCACGGCCAGCGGGTGGTCGCCGCCCACAACCCGCATCTGACCTCCCAGTGGTTCGCCGACCAGGGCTTCGCCGTGATCGTCGCCGACGGGCGGGGCACCCCGGGCCGCTCGCCGGCCTGGGAGAAGGCCGTCAAGGACGACATCGCGGCGGTCGTGGTGCAGGATCAGGTCGACGCCCTGGAGAGTCTTGCCGAGCGGTTTCCTCTCGACCTCGGGCGGGTGGCCATCCGGGGCTGGTCCTTCGGCGGCTATCTCGCGGGCCTCGCGGCCCTGCGCCGCCCCGACGTCTTCCACGCGGCCGTCGTCGGCGCCCCCGTCACCGATCTGCGTCTGTACGACACCCACTACCAGGAGCGCTATGTCGGGCACCCCGACGAGCAGCCGGAGGTGTACCGGCGCAACTCGCTGATCGACGACGCCGGTCTGGTCGACGCGGCCGAACCGCACCGGCCGATGATGATCGTGCACGGCCTCGTGGACGACAACGTGGTCGTCGCCCACTCGCTGCGGCTGTCCTCGGCGCTGCTCGCCGCCGGGCGCGCGCACGAGGTGCTGCCGCTGTCCGGGGTGACCCATATGACCCCGCAGGAGGAGGTCGCCGAGAATCTGCTGTTGCTCCAGCTCGACTTCCTGAAGCGGTCTCTCGGGCTCGTGTAG
- a CDS encoding DUF6113 family protein, which produces MSSMLARPIKSPTLPRILAHLGLLLLGALVGIAGALLQPAWFPGGLLLALAGEAGLLLGAARATGSRGGAVAAAAGWAITVILLTASRPEGDFVFGTGASAYLFLLGGMALAVICATLAPLRQPGGDGVRLGK; this is translated from the coding sequence ATGAGTTCGATGCTGGCCCGCCCGATCAAGAGCCCGACCCTGCCCAGGATCCTGGCCCACCTAGGCCTACTGCTGCTGGGCGCCCTCGTGGGCATCGCAGGCGCACTCCTGCAGCCCGCCTGGTTCCCGGGCGGCCTCCTGCTCGCCCTGGCAGGCGAGGCCGGCCTCCTCCTGGGCGCCGCAAGGGCCACCGGCAGCCGGGGCGGAGCCGTCGCCGCCGCCGCGGGCTGGGCGATCACCGTCATCCTGCTCACGGCCAGCCGCCCCGAGGGCGACTTCGTCTTCGGCACAGGAGCCTCCGCCTACCTCTTCCTGCTCGGCGGCATGGCCCTGGCTGTGATCTGCGCCACCCTTGCCCCACTACGGCAACCGGGTGGTGACGGGGTCCGACTTGGCAAGTGA
- a CDS encoding peptide ABC transporter substrate-binding protein: protein MRAARHARWAAAAMVVALATTACGGGADAGEGGAVLSSSWTDPQNPLEPANTNEVQGGKVLSMIFRGLKQYDPKTGEAKNMVAERIETSDSQHFTVTLKDGWTFSDGEKVTAKSFVDAWNYGASLENNQKNAYFFSYIEGYDQVHPEQGEQRAKTMSGLKVVDERTFTVTLSQKFSGFPDTLGYNAFVPLPRSFYEDHAGWLAKPVGNGPYTVQSYTRGSEMRLVRWDAYTGPDAARNDGVTLKVYTDNNTAYTDLMAGNLDLVDDVPAQQLKNVRADLDGRYLNTPAGIIQTLSFPHYDKRWTGPGADKVRKGLSRAIDREQITRTIFQGTRTPATDWTSPVLGAEGGYKAGLCGEWCAYDAAAARRLIEEGGGLPGGQVKITYNADTGSHKLWVDAVCNSINNALNDDKACVGNPIGTFADFRSKSTTQKIAGPFRAGWQMDYPLTQNFLQPLYYTNASSNDGKWSNEEFDRLVDRANAETDPAKAVKLFQQAEEVVRDEMAAVPLWYQNGSAGWSERLSDVTLNPFSVPVYEQIKVG from the coding sequence ATGCGCGCAGCCAGGCACGCCCGATGGGCCGCGGCCGCGATGGTCGTTGCGCTCGCGACGACCGCCTGCGGAGGCGGCGCCGACGCCGGGGAGGGCGGGGCGGTGCTCAGCTCCTCCTGGACGGACCCGCAGAACCCGCTGGAGCCGGCCAACACCAACGAGGTGCAGGGCGGCAAGGTGCTGTCCATGATCTTCCGGGGGCTGAAGCAGTACGACCCGAAGACCGGCGAGGCGAAGAACATGGTCGCCGAGCGCATCGAGACGTCCGACTCGCAGCACTTCACCGTCACCCTGAAGGACGGCTGGACGTTCAGCGACGGCGAGAAGGTCACCGCGAAGTCCTTCGTCGACGCCTGGAACTACGGCGCGAGCCTGGAGAACAACCAGAAGAACGCCTACTTCTTCAGCTACATCGAGGGCTACGACCAGGTCCACCCCGAGCAGGGCGAGCAGCGCGCGAAGACCATGTCCGGCCTGAAGGTCGTCGACGAGCGGACCTTCACGGTCACGCTCAGCCAGAAGTTCTCCGGGTTCCCGGACACCCTCGGCTACAACGCGTTCGTCCCGCTGCCCCGGTCGTTCTACGAGGACCACGCGGGCTGGCTCGCCAAGCCCGTCGGCAACGGGCCGTACACCGTGCAGTCGTACACCAGGGGCTCGGAGATGCGGCTGGTGCGGTGGGACGCCTACACCGGGCCCGACGCGGCCCGCAACGACGGCGTCACCCTGAAGGTCTACACCGACAACAACACCGCCTACACCGACCTGATGGCCGGCAACCTCGACCTGGTCGACGACGTCCCCGCCCAGCAGCTGAAGAACGTCCGCGCCGACCTCGACGGCCGCTACCTCAACACCCCGGCCGGCATCATCCAGACCCTGTCCTTCCCGCACTACGACAAGCGCTGGACCGGCCCCGGCGCCGACAAGGTCCGCAAGGGCCTGTCCCGGGCCATCGACCGTGAGCAGATCACCCGGACCATCTTCCAGGGCACCCGCACCCCCGCCACCGACTGGACGTCCCCCGTGCTCGGCGCCGAGGGCGGCTACAAGGCGGGGCTGTGCGGCGAGTGGTGCGCGTACGACGCCGCCGCGGCCCGCAGGCTCATCGAGGAGGGCGGCGGGCTGCCCGGCGGTCAGGTCAAGATCACGTACAACGCCGACACCGGGTCCCACAAGCTGTGGGTGGACGCCGTCTGCAACTCCATCAACAACGCCCTGAACGACGACAAGGCCTGCGTCGGCAACCCGATCGGCACCTTCGCCGACTTCCGCAGCAAGTCCACCACCCAGAAGATCGCCGGGCCGTTCCGGGCGGGCTGGCAGATGGACTACCCGCTCACCCAGAACTTCCTCCAGCCGCTCTACTACACCAACGCCTCCTCCAACGACGGCAAGTGGTCCAACGAGGAGTTCGACCGGCTCGTCGACCGGGCGAACGCCGAGACGGACCCCGCCAAGGCCGTGAAGCTGTTCCAGCAGGCGGAGGAGGTCGTCCGCGACGAGATGGCGGCCGTCCCGCTCTGGTACCAGAACGGCAGCGCCGGCTGGTCCGAGCGCCTGTCCGACGTGACCCTCAACCCGTTCAGCGTCCCGGTCTACGAACAGATCAAGGTCGGCTGA
- a CDS encoding ABC transporter ATP-binding protein, with product MLLDVRDLKVEFRTRDGIARAVNGVSFGVDAGETLAVLGESGSGKSVTAQAVMGILDSPPGRITAGEVLFQGRDLLRLNEDERRRVRGAGMAMIFQDALSSLNPVLTVGDQLGEMFVVHRGMSRKDARAKAVELMDQVRIPGARERVKQYPHQFSGGMRQRIMIAMAIALEPALIIADEPTTALDVTVQAQVMDLLAELRREYKMALVLITHDLGVVADVADRIAVMYAGRIVESAPVQDIYKAPAHPYTRGLLESVPRLDLKGRELTAISGLPPNLTRIPPGCAFHPRCPMARDVCRTDEPPLYAVSETRGSACHFRTECLHA from the coding sequence GTGCTGCTCGACGTACGCGACCTGAAGGTGGAGTTCCGGACCCGGGACGGCATCGCCCGCGCCGTCAACGGCGTCAGCTTCGGCGTCGACGCGGGCGAGACACTCGCGGTGCTCGGCGAATCGGGCTCCGGCAAGTCCGTGACGGCACAGGCGGTGATGGGCATCCTGGACTCCCCACCGGGCCGGATCACCGCCGGAGAGGTCCTCTTCCAAGGCCGCGACCTCCTGCGGCTGAACGAGGACGAACGACGACGCGTACGGGGCGCCGGGATGGCGATGATCTTCCAGGACGCGCTGTCGTCCCTCAACCCCGTCCTCACCGTCGGCGACCAGCTCGGCGAGATGTTCGTCGTGCACCGGGGCATGTCCCGCAAGGACGCCCGCGCCAAGGCCGTGGAGCTGATGGACCAGGTCCGCATCCCGGGCGCCAGGGAGCGCGTGAAGCAGTACCCGCACCAGTTCTCCGGCGGAATGCGCCAACGCATCATGATCGCCATGGCGATCGCCCTGGAACCGGCCCTGATCATCGCCGACGAACCCACGACAGCCCTCGACGTCACCGTTCAAGCCCAGGTCATGGACCTACTGGCCGAACTACGCCGCGAGTACAAGATGGCCCTCGTCCTGATCACCCACGACCTGGGCGTGGTAGCCGACGTGGCCGACCGGATCGCCGTGATGTACGCGGGCCGGATCGTGGAGTCCGCACCGGTCCAGGACATCTACAAGGCGCCCGCCCACCCGTACACCCGGGGCCTGCTGGAGTCCGTCCCGCGCCTGGACCTCAAGGGCCGCGAACTGACCGCCATCAGCGGCCTGCCCCCCAACCTCACCCGCATCCCGCCCGGCTGCGCCTTCCACCCCCGCTGCCCGATGGCCCGCGACGTCTGCCGCACCGACGAGCCCCCGCTGTACGCGGTCTCCGAGACCCGCGGCAGCGCCTGCCACTTCCGGACGGAGTGCCTGCATGCCTGA